The proteins below are encoded in one region of Anguilla anguilla isolate fAngAng1 chromosome 3, fAngAng1.pri, whole genome shotgun sequence:
- the LOC118223218 gene encoding gamma-crystallin M3-like, with the protein MEFLTVKHSSLQIIFYEDRNFQGRSYETSSDCAELTSYLSRCHSCRVESGCFMVYDRSNYMGNQYFVRRGEYSDCQRMMGMSDCIRSCRMIPMHRGSFRMRIYERENFGGQMHELMDDCESFQDRYRMSDCQSCNVMDGHWLMYEQPHFRGRMMYMRPGEYRSFRDMGYSNTRFMSMRRIMDSCY; encoded by the exons ATGGAATTTTTAACTGTGAAACATTCTTCCTTGCAGATCATCTTCTACGAGGACAGGAACTTCCAGGGCCGCTCCTATGAGACTAGCAGCGACTGCGCGGAGCTCACCTCCTACCTGAGCCGCTGCCACTCCTGCAGGGTGGAGAGCGGCTGCTTCATGGTCTACGACCGCTCCAACTACATGGGGAACCAGTACTTTGTGAGGAGGGGCGAGTACTCCGACTGCCAGCGCATGATGGGGATGAGCGACTGCATTAGATCCTGCCGCATGATCCCCATG CACAGAGGATCCTTCAGGATGAGGATCTACGAGAGGGAGAACTTCGGAGGTCAGATGCACGAGCTGATGGACGACTGCGAGTCATTCCAGGACCGTTACCGCATGTCCGACTGCCAGTCCTGCAACGTGATGGACGGCCACTGGCTCATGTACGAGCAGCCCCACTTCAGAGGCAGGATGATGTACATGAGGCCTGGGGAGTACAGGAGCTTCAGAGATATGGGCTACAGCAACACGAGATTCATGTCCATGAGGCGCATCATGGATTCCTGCTATTAA
- the LOC118222732 gene encoding gamma-crystallin M3-like, with protein sequence MGKIIFYEDRNFGGRSYECMSDCPEISSYLSRCNSCRVDSGCFMVYDRSNYMGNQYFLRRGEYSDYSRMGMFESIRSCRMIPMHRGSYRMRIYERENFGGQMYELMDDCDSIMDRYRMSDCQSCNVMDGHWLMYEQPHFRGRMMYMRPGEYRNFRDMGYSNMRFMSMRRIVDSC encoded by the exons ATGGGCAAG atcaTCTTCTACGAGGACAGGAACTTCGGTGGTCGCTCCTACGAGTGCATGAGCGACTGTCCCGAGATCAGCTCCTACCTGAGCCGCTGCAACTCCTGCAGGGTGGACAGCGGCTGCTTCATGGTCTACGACCGCTCAAACTACATGGGGAACCAGTACTTCCTGCGGAGGGGCGAGTACTCGGACTACTCCCGCATGGGCATGTTCGAGTCCATCCGCTCCTGCCGCATGATCCCCATG CACAGAGGATCCTACAGGATGAGGATCTACGAGAGGGAGAACTTCGGAGGTCAGATGTACGAGCTGATGGACGACTGTGACTCCATCATGGACCGTTACCGCATGTCCGACTGCCAGTCCTGCAACGTGATGGACGGCCACTGGCTCATGTACGAGCAGCCCCACTTCAGAGGCAGAATGATGTACATGAGGCCTGGGGAGTACAGGAACTTCAGAGATATGGGCTACAGCAACATGAGATTCATGTCCATGAGGCGCATCGTGGATTCCTGTTAA
- the LOC118222731 gene encoding gamma-crystallin M3-like — MTMGRIIFYEDRNFQGRSYETSSDCAELTSYLSRCHSCRVENGCFMVYDRSNYMGNQYFVRRGEYSDYSRMGMSDCIKSCRMIPMHRGSYRMRIYERENFGGQMHELMDDCESFQDRYRMSDCQSCNVMDGHWLMYEQPHFRGRMMYMRPGEYRSFRDMGYSNTKFMSMRRIMDSC, encoded by the exons ATGACTATGGGCCGG ATCATCTTCTACGAGGACAGGAACTTCCAGGGTCGCTCCTATGAGACCAGCAGCGACTGCGCGGAGCTCACCTCCTACCTGAGCCGCTGCCACTCCTGCCGGGTGGAGAACGGCTGCTTCATGGTCTACGACCGCTCCAACTACATGGGGAACCAGTACTTTGTGAGGAGGGGCGAGTACTCCGACTACTCCCGCATGGGCATGAGTGACTGCATCAAATCCTGCCGCATGATCCCCATG CACAGAGGATCCTACAGGATGAGGATCTACGAGAGGGAGAACTTCGGAGGTCAGATGCACGAGCTGATGGACGACTGCGAGTCATTCCAGGACCGTTACCGCATGTCCGACTGCCAGTCCTGCAACGTGATGGACGGCCACTGGCTCATGTACGAGCAGCCCCACTTCAGAGGCAGGATGATGTACATGAGGCCTGGGGAGTACAGGAGCTTCAGAGATATGGGCTACAGCAACACGAAATTCATGTCCATGAGGCGCATCATGGATTCCTgttaa
- the LOC118222729 gene encoding gamma-crystallin M3-like: MGKIIFYEDRNFQGRSYETSSDCAELTSFLSRCHSCRVESGCFMVYDRSNYMGNQYFVRRGEYSDYSRMGMSDCIRSCRMIPMHRGSFRMRIYEKENFGGQMHELMDDCESFQERYRMSDCQSCNVMDGHWLMYEQPHFRGRMMYMRPGEYRSFRDMGYSNMKFTSMRRIMDTC; the protein is encoded by the exons ATGGGCAAG atCATCTTCTACGAGGACAGGAACTTCCAGGGCCGCTCCTATGAGACCAGCAGCGACTGCGCGGAGCTCACCTCCTTCCTGAGCCGCTGCCACTCCTGCCGGGTGGAAAGCGGCTGCTTCATGGTCTACGACCGCTCCAACTACATGGGGAACCAGTACTTTGTGAGGAGGGGCGAGTACTCGGACTACTCCCGCATGGGCATGAGTGACTGCATCAGATCCTGCCGCATGATCCCCATG CACAGAGGATCCTTCAGGATGAGGATCTACGAGAAGGAGAACTTCGGAGGTCAGATGCACGAGCTGATGGACGACTGCGAGTCATTCCAGGAGCGTTACCGCATGTCCGACTGCCAGTCCTGCAACGTGATGGATGGCCACTGGCTCATGTACGAGCAGCCCCACTTCAGAGGCAGGATGATGTACATGAGGCCTGGGGAGTACAGGAGCTTCAGAGATATGGGCTACAGCAACATGAAATTCACGTCCATGAGGCGCATCATGGATACTTGCTAA
- the LOC118222751 gene encoding gamma-crystallin M2-like has product MGKIIFYEDKSFQGRRYECGADCADLHSHFSRCNSVRVETGCWVLYERPNYTGYQYVLTRGEYPDPQQWSAFNDSVRSCRWIKNTYGNSYKIRIYERPNFEGQMAEHGEDCPSVQDAFKFRDVQSCAVSDGAWVFYELPNYRGRQYFLERGEYRQHTDWGATAPAIGSFRRITEF; this is encoded by the exons ATGGGGAAG ATCATTTTCTACGAGGACAAGAGCTTCCAGGGCCGCCGCTACGAGTGCGGCGCCGACTGCGCCGACCTCCACTCCCACTTCTCCCGCTGCAACTCCGTCCGCGTGGAGACGGGCTGCTGGGTCCTGTACGAGCGCCCCAACTACACGGGGTACCAGTACGTGCTGACCCGCGGGGAGTACCCCGACCCGCAGCAGTGGTCAGCCTTCAACGACAGCGTCAGGTCGTGCCGCTGGATCAAAAAC ACCTACGGGAATTCGTACAAGATCAGAATTTACGAGCGCCCGAACTTCGAGGGTCAGATGGCGGAGCACGGCGAGGACTGCCCGTCGGTGCAGGACGCCTTCAAGTTCCGCGACGTGCAGTCGTGCGCGGTGTCTGACGGTGCCTGGGTGTTCTACGAGCTGCCCAACTACAGGGGGCGCCAGTACTTCCTGGAGCGCGGCGAGTACCGCCAGCACACGGACTGGGGCGCCACCGCGCCCGCCATCGGCTCCTTCCGCCGAATCACTGAGTTCTGA